In Aedes albopictus strain Foshan chromosome 3, AalbF5, whole genome shotgun sequence, the genomic window tcctctttgccggttggcgacgttcgggatgtaagtagaaaagcatgcatttaatatgattagtacgacagtaattgtgattgctcagtacttccagcccatttgtccgcagtacatatcaggcatcccgttttaacaagtgctacacagaattagaaacccggatctcccacagacagtcctaactagtgtcagataagttcaattgaggataggaagcggcgaaatgagacagtagagaaggtttggtacattggtagctgtgttcatgtgatgtttgtctgacattgaaaaactattttccgtaggtgtttaactctctacccaaatttaataccggaaaaatatctgatcagatgtatagtttggcaattttgtgtccatacatcttttatcaagaaggaataatgttgtttactgttataacaTAATTCAGTTGAAGGGCAGCAAATgcattgtaatccagaataaacctacagaagatgtcccaataaaaagttaacactagttcaactaactacacaaactaaaaagtgttattatattttaccactgatttcatcctaatcttgaccctaacatagttatgcgcttagtggacAATGACCAACAAtagtcctaatcttgaccctaacatagttatgcgcttagttggACAATGagcaaaaatagtgttgtttcgacaatagtcacatactatgccctacgacattgacgattctattgtctatggctcacctatttagcgccacccagcagggacttggtctggtacccaattcagtatatccgctccacgtaatgtaccgtacctctttcgatttgtgatatattacgcggaacattactctcttcattcggatagcggctatgtaacccattggattaaaaacctccatcaaacatgaagcgattaatcggagactgaagactctataccaaatttggctaagagacaggtaatcagtgaagtcagtttttctcgtttgtcagagacgattgatacgtattaagacaaactttccactgcatctgccagtaataatcggtgatcgatcaacatttcgagtacctaccccaatttacacaagaatgccaaggatcaccgctcatgctttacaatacagttggaaaaactagagcaacacctggccacaatgatgcataaagcactaaagcggaccggaagtgtcggtgagccagccccaccaatttttggaacaaactacctatttttatttccccatatgatagtaccccatgatacatggtcatgggctccaaaatctcaatattgccaaaaatgcacatgggacaattatgcttccaccggcagtttagccctaggctagctcatctcgggacccacgctttacttcccttccgaaggaagaactcacattttgcgagtttgtcggaagtgggattcgatcccaggtcctcggcgtgatagtcaagtgttctaaccatcggaCCTGGTGCTCCACCttctcttgatttgatttttatCACATATTCACATTCTATagagttcttggaagaaaatttaagaagaaatttgtggagcagtttaccaaaaaaaaaaaattatccagaatttttcgctgaagatttttaagaaatttattaaaaacatCCATTGGAACTtaagtcagaaattcttttgggagctTATCATAGATtctctccaattttttttttctattagaaTTTCCTTTTTGATTTTAGAGTTTTGGTCATATCTCCTAGTAGTCGCGctagaacaagtttttgttaagtgttcATTCTTCATGGTGATCGATcagcaacttctccagaaattgcagCAGGCATCAACTAGAAAATGTCTTTGGATTTCGCAAAAGCACTGATTGTACTGCAAATGTTACTGAAAAAAAATGCAGCTATAAATTGTTCTTGCAGTTTCACTATGAACTCTGGCATGAATTTCTACTAAATATGGGATTTAATGCTGTGCATACATTCGTGGAAAGCATTTTTTACTTTATAAAACTTTAATTATCATTGTTTTTACGCCGGGATTTCCAATCTGTTATGAATAAATTTAGTGGATATCAACATTTTTCCTAGCTCTGCTCTTTGTTTCAGATTTAAACCAACATTGatacctttttacccttcttacacccataagaagggtataaataccgctcgaaaaaccgactttcgatccgaggcccgcagggccgagtctcatataccaatcaactcagctcgatgaactgagcaaatgtctgtgtgtgtatgtatgtgtgtgtgcgtatgttacaaaaaaaagtcacgcacgtttctcagccgtctgatatccgatttggattctcttagttgcaaatgaaagctggttactgagatatctttcgaagagtacttaggagttatacaactaaactttttgtgGTTTTACttacaaagtgtatcatactaaatatctcaaacgtctgtcaaccaatttcggttctcctggcaccaaatgaaagttataatatcctagtagaaccctatacaattttattaggattggacttttggttatcgagatatctctcTAAGAGTACTtaagagtaatacaggttaacctttgagagatttttgaccaagtgtatcataataaatatctcagccatctgttaaccgattttggttctcttagcaccaaatgaaagccacagtatccttgtaaaaggccctgaaattttatttcgattggacatttgtttactgagatatctttcgaagagtatttcaataaattctttttttattattatattcgtttgttatcttgcatgagcttttgaccagtctatgggaaattattgttcaatcaataatgctgacctcatataaagtgtatactagcaggttattgttttcaataaaattataaataacaaattacaaataaacaggaattctatgaaaactaacaatatgttaaatgaaagctttgaatttatatgttgtgggaaaaatgcaagaaccggacagccaaaataaccagctaatgccaaaactgattaacttagtagatatatcatttttgtcctttttacaccataaccatggtattaaccatgaataccaagtacttcggagctaatttaatcgactgattaagggatattagacaaagtgtatcccgctgaatcgattcaagatcttttgacagttaacaaaagatacaatattccagaatatgtaagctattttttaaacattccatacaagattctaggaggtgtctggcatttctggtagtttagtccatggtccatgatgctattttggaaaccaatccactagatgccaaattcacaatattttctagaacttttggtcaattacacaaaataaatatgttaaatacaaataatataacaataattttaataagtgtaagaagggttctgtcacataacataagtggaactccggctcaagaagttgatgcctttccgatttcgtacactggtatacagggcatcgaaatgtcaaatgcgttataacattattgccataccatgtttcagcatgtataccatttttcattgctgtgaagtaagacaaagacctcatagatctagactggcagcacgagTAAACATAAAAAAGGACATACATCATGATGAATCTTTGTAAgctcaagtcaaaaatacgttttctaGCCTTAAATAtgaagggagatcgatatgtgaaaaGTGGATGTGTAATTTCgtagatttcaatgaatttgagACAAAATAAATAATGGATTTCCAgaagctagttttgcgcatatctcagatgccaatcttcgttcctgtattctttgccaacactggaatactggttggaacaGCTGTTTTTTGTTTAcgaaaataaatgacagttcgacgccttttataaaagatataacagtttcgcgtgctggaaaaggatacaactttttccttcgctctgaccatagagttccacttatgttatgtggttctgttcaccataggtggattaaatcgggtttttatgttGAAGCCATTTCCATTGAACATCCCTCACACTTTCCCCCAATTAAACCGGGGAGAGATCGGACAATTTCGATCCGCCAAATATGATAAAAACAAGCAAATCGGGCGATTTCGTCCAATTAAATCACCGGGTTAATCGATTGTCGACATAGGTTACTCAGCAAATCGAAGTACTAAAGCTCTAATGCTTATCCTGTGACTGATTTCGACTACCATTTTTAGTCTTCCTCAGAGGATAACTGAGAAAGATTCGTGGGAAGATTAATAAAAgagccaatggggcacgttcggcgtagtactagatttgtagtaatgagctgattttttgtatggtgagaaggtaaattctccagttctgcaatgaaatggtacaaaaagcgtgggtattatgattccttgcctaattgtatgctgtttgagcaaaactttggataactatgttgtttatgttgcaagaaatggagaaaaaggcaacactgttgcccaaagttttgctcaaacaccatcaaattagacaaggaatcatactACCCtctctttttgcaccattttattgcagaaacggagaattgaccttctcaccatacaaaaattcagctcattactacaaatctagtacttcaccgatctgttctaTAGTATTGGCCCAATTCCCTATGTATTAGGGTTTATAACGACCTCCGAAACCTTCTCAAATTCAACCGACTTGCAACTGTTCCTTGGGTTTAGAATCCACTGAGCCCCGCGgtggttcctccgtgtttatcgagcatttctgattatgaattttcgtgatgaaccgttggtgATTCGCCATAGTAGAgcctcaaatcctttccaatCAAGCTGaactatacgaccaagtttcagaaaatttggtcgacaaaaaacccttatgacgaagagaacaaacctgccgataatacccatcgccaccattttttgaaaagcctTTCGTTTTTCTCTAGTCTACACAGGTCGTGAAGGGTTTCTTTACACACCCTGTAGCTAGTGAATTCAAAGTAATGACTCACCTTGCCTCCGGCGAACTCATCCTCTCCATCCGCTGCCGCCGCACCATTTCCATTGGCGTCCTTGGCCGGGGCCGCAGGTTTGTTAAAGTCTACGTATCCAGTCAGCCACTCCTTCGGGGTCTTATCGTTCGGTTTGCCGTACTTGTCCAGCTTTCCGCTGGCAATGAGCTGCTTCTTCATCGAAGCCTTCGGTCCCAGGCCCCACTTGCGTGGATAAGTGTCACGTTCCATGATGACCCGCTTGATCTTGGCACAAACCCCGTGGTCACAGCTAGCCATCGTGGCTGTCGTCATGAGGGCAATAGCCAATGCGACGGCTTCGCCCTTGGAGGTCACTATCACTATTTCCTGGTCCATTTCGATTCCGTCCTCATAGCGGAGCACACCGGGAAGCATAATCTTAGCACCGTAGCAAACGGCATTCACCGAGCTGTCCTTCATGATAATCCGCTTGTGTCCAACCAGGAGACCCTCCAGCGGCTTGATCACTCTCCGGAGCATGGTCTCGTCTTTGTGATTTTCGTACAAATACTGGGCATCCAGCACGTCATGCATGGTGACCATTCCGTCCTTTTCAGACTGAATGCCGGAACGGACACGACGCAGTTCCATCATCTGACCACCCACTCCGGTAACCAAACCCAAATGAACACACATGGTACGAATGTAGGAACCGGCCTCGCAGCTGACCCAGAACACGCCCATGTTCCGTTGGTCATCGTAATCCAGCAGCTTCGAGTCATAGACCGTGCGAACACGTAGCTGACGCTTTACGGCCGAAATCAACGGAGGTCTCTGGAACAATGCACCACGAAGCTTCTCCAGACCCTGGTTAACTTTTGCCACGGATTCCACCGCCGAGTGCAGCTTGAAAACGGCCACGTACTCTTTACCAGCGCTCTGCTGGCTCTTGACCAATCTGGTGGCCCTATCAATACAGACGATCAAACATCCCGTCACTTTCGGATCCAGTGTACCGGAATGGCCGGTTTTATcaactttcagaattttcttaatCCATGCCACCACTTCATGAGAGCTCGGGTTGGACGGCTTGTCCAAATTAATGAATCCAGACGTGACATACTCCTTAATCTTCCGGTTTAGCGGAGATGATCCGAACGGTAACGGAGTATAGTGATTTGTCCGCACATTCAACCGATCGAAATTCTTCAACAGCAACGGCCACTTCGATGTGTCCAGCTTGGCAATGGCCGCCGACGGTTGAATCTGGAAGTTACCGGACTTTTGAATCTCGCCCAAATTCTCAACCTCAGCCCCCGGTTCCTGTttgatcttcttctttttcttctccttcttGATAGTCGGGGATCCCATTTCTAAAAGcagaaatgacccagaatcagAAAATCATCCCTTTTTTGTAACGATCTACTTCCGAACGCACGGAAACCTCGTGATGGAAAACCACGAGATTCCGAGCGCCGCATGATCGACTGTAATTAAACCATCAATACCTACCGTAATCCGACATTTTGTCGCAAACTTTTTATACTCCCCTCCTTGGCACTATAATTCTCCGCCAAACACTCAAATCACTGATCAATTTCCCAAGAAAAGCCAAATCTAACACGCCATTCGCGGTTTCAGAAAAGGAATGGCTGCCCTCTCCCTTGCAGATACCAAAATATTATGAGCCCAGGACGAACACGCGTGCTGAACGCTGCTCGCGGTTTTAGGTTATGTTTGGGTTGCGTTTGTTGGTGTGAGTGCGTCGTGTTTTGACTTTTCGTATTCTGCGCAGGGGTGTTGTACCGTAGTTTAAACCGAATGGGCAAGCTCGAGGGTGCTGGATGCTATAAAAGTTATAATCATGTTTCCAATAAGCACAGAAAACAGACATCAAATTCCTGTTTTAATACTGTgcactgaactacaaatcaacccaaatttaagttgttttgacgcaatcccggtcttccgtggaataactcaaatttgcgttaaacagcgaaagtggtgagtgagtagttctcgtttgagagcggcaaaaaaattaacccagtagtaagttattttcacccaacggaggcctcaaacaaggggaatgacatatccttttctaaccgggatACCACCGACGAAGATACAGACGGAGCAGTAATCGTTTTTTTCGGTACCACTTTCATTTTCACGCTTTGGCAAGCCCCTCTTTCATTGTGTAATTGGTCGCTTTGGTGAACCCCTTGAACGGGCGAACTGGGTGAAATGTCAAGCGACTTGTCAAcaactttgttattgtttatGTTTTCTGCTTTTCGTGCAAGGAGGTAGAGTACGGTTCTAACGAATTCTTCGACTTGAGCACTCCCTGCGGCCTCATCCACACGGCAATCATACTGCTGTATTTAGCCATGTATATCAAGAACTGCCAATTACAATAATCTGTTAAACCAATCCCAAGGGATAGGCTCCATCTTTCTTCGGATACTCGGCACAGGGTGCCTTCAAAATCCAGTACGCCAACATGATTGGCAAGAATGCCTACTTGTACCTCATCTAAGCCTATCTGGCCGCCTCAGCTACGGCCGGATTCTTCGCCGACATCGCCCTATCGCCGCTGGAGGCCGCAGAGGTGAAGATCCATGAGATGCCCGGTTATGTCAACAATATGCGCCAAGCTATTCTCAAGATGATGGTCTGGGTCCTACTGTAGTGTCTCCAGATTCCTACACCATGAAGAAGTTCGCCTGCTTCGAACGTACCGTTTAGCTGTTATACCCACGCCACGTGCCGACTGCATCTAAAGCGAGTAGCTGGTTGTCGCATTTGTCGCTGTTGGTTACACTTCCTGTTGTTCTGCGCCGTTGTGTCTGACCCGGCTCATATTGACGTGTCCAAGCTGAACCAGGCCAAGGGATTCAGTGCCATCGATGTAGCCAAGACGCTAGAATTCATGTGCACATGGCCCAGTCTGAAACCCCGCATCGTCATCGATACACTGACCGTCCTACAGTGGTTCATATACGACGCAGCCAAGGTCATCAGCCCCCGAACATCACAAAAATGCCAGAATCGAAAAAGAAAGCCAGGAGTTGAATAAGCCATTTCGCTTCTATAATGTGTTGTGCTCGCAACAAATTATGATTAACCCTTAAAAgcgcaatgttgttttaaaacaacatacctaaaaacgctccaaaataattgaaattcacttttattattaattattaatttattttttaaatcagttttttatTGTCGTGCGCCTTTAAGGGTTAAATATTAAGCTTTAAGTGAACGACATCGTGATTATAAACGGGGAACCAACATGTCTTATGAATCGTGTAAACGAACCGCGGAGTACAACCTTTTCAAGGTTAAAGAAATAAAACCACTACGGGAAAAGTGTATTTTAGAATAATTGCGTGGAAACCTCTGAAACAACACCATTGGGGTTTCTAGTAAAAGAGAAAtgtgggagaacttggtgaaccaacaaatctgtctaaaccCCTGCAACAAATTTAGATAGTTTTTGGTTGTCTTgtatcaccatgcattttaggaggacttggtgaaccaaattaaaacaaagcttttttgagtgaagcatgatgacttgcatcaccatgcattttaggaggacttggtgaaccaagcttctttaagtagagcatgatgtcttgcatcaccatgcattttaggaggacttggtgaacctagcttctttaagtagagcatgatgtcttgcatcaccatgcattttatgaggacttggtgaacctagcttgaacaaagcttctttaagtagagcatgatgtcttgcatcaccatgcattttaggaggacttggttaaCCTatcctgaacaaagcttctttgagtgtagcatgatgacttgcatcaccatgcattttaggaggacttggtgaacctagcttctttaagtagagcatgatgtcttgcatcaccatgcattttaggaggacttggtgaaccaaataagaacaaagcttctttgagtgaagcatgatgacttgcatcaccatgcattttaagaggacttggtgaacctagtttctttaagtagagcatgatgtcttgcatcaccatgcattttaggaggacttgttgaaccaaattaaaacaaaacttctttgagtgaagcatgatgtcttgcatcaccatgcattttaggaggacttggtgaaccaaattagaacaaaacttctttgagtgaagcatgatgtcttgcatcaccatgcattttaagaggacttggtgaacctagcttctttaagtagagcatgatgtcttgcatcaccatgcattttaggaggacttggtgaaccaaattagaacaaagcttctttgagtgaagcatgatgacttgcatcaccatgcattttaggaggacttggtgaaccaagcttctttaagtagagcatgatgtcttgcatccccatgcattttaggaggacttggtgaaccaaattagaacaaagcttctttgagtgaagcatgatgacttgcatcaccatgcattttaggaggacttggtgaaccaaattagaacaaagcttctttgagtgaagcatgatgacttgcatcaccatgcattttaggaggacttggtgaacctagcttctttaagtagagcatgatgtcttgcatcaccatgcattttatgaGGACTTAGTGAACCCATCCTGATCAAAGCTTCTTtaagtgaagcatgatgtcttgcatcaccatacattttaggaggacttggtgaacctagcttctttaagtagagcatgatgtcttgcatcaccatgcattttaggaggacttggtgaaccaagcttctttaagtagagcatgatgtcttgcatcaccatgcattttaggaggacttagtgaacctagcttgaacaaagcttctttaagtagagcatgatgtct contains:
- the LOC109424491 gene encoding H/ACA ribonucleoprotein complex subunit 4; amino-acid sequence: MSDYEMGSPTIKKEKKKKKIKQEPGAEVENLGEIQKSGNFQIQPSAAIAKLDTSKWPLLLKNFDRLNVRTNHYTPLPFGSSPLNRKIKEYVTSGFINLDKPSNPSSHEVVAWIKKILKVDKTGHSGTLDPKVTGCLIVCIDRATRLVKSQQSAGKEYVAVFKLHSAVESVAKVNQGLEKLRGALFQRPPLISAVKRQLRVRTVYDSKLLDYDDQRNMGVFWVSCEAGSYIRTMCVHLGLVTGVGGQMMELRRVRSGIQSEKDGMVTMHDVLDAQYLYENHKDETMLRRVIKPLEGLLVGHKRIIMKDSSVNAVCYGAKIMLPGVLRYEDGIEMDQEIVIVTSKGEAVALAIALMTTATMASCDHGVCAKIKRVIMERDTYPRKWGLGPKASMKKQLIASGKLDKYGKPNDKTPKEWLTGYVDFNKPAAPAKDANGNGAAAADGEDEFAGGKRKLSVGSVADQSMDTSAMEVDAGEKKKKKKKKHKKDDEAPEEAPETTETAEVEATEEPAETKKKKKKKDKKQEEEAE